A genomic segment from Flavobacterium sp. 9R encodes:
- a CDS encoding UDP-glucose/GDP-mannose dehydrogenase family protein, which yields MKITIVGSGYVGLVTGACFSEVGINVTCVDIDRNKIDKLNEGIIPIYEPGLEDMITRNMKKGRLLFTTNIQEALIDSEVLFISVGTPPDEDGSADLKYVLAVARDCGKYINDYLLVVTKSTVPVGTSQKVKVALQEELDKRKVSINFDVASNPEFLKEGAAIDDFLKPDRIVVGLESERAQELMKSLYKPFTLNGHPIIFMDIVSAEMTKYAANSMLAAKISFINDIANLCEIVGADINKVRKGIGSDSRIGNKFIYPGIGYGGSCFPKDVQALIKTAGEYDYELRVLKAVEAVNNDQKLVLFHKIMKYFNGDVKGKTIALWGLSFKPQTDDMREAPSLYIVKNLLKAGAIVKAYDPIAINEAKHHFGDTISYYEDQYETLIDADCLAILTEWPEFKFPNLKIVQKLLHRPAIFDGRNIYDKDEMKQNGFDYFCIGVNTSK from the coding sequence ATGAAAATCACTATTGTAGGAAGTGGCTATGTTGGTCTTGTAACAGGAGCCTGTTTTTCCGAAGTTGGTATTAATGTTACGTGTGTAGATATAGACCGTAATAAAATAGACAAGCTTAACGAGGGAATCATCCCTATTTATGAGCCTGGACTTGAAGATATGATTACCCGAAATATGAAAAAAGGGCGATTACTTTTTACCACAAACATACAAGAAGCCTTAATTGATTCCGAAGTTTTATTTATTTCTGTAGGAACACCACCCGATGAAGACGGTAGTGCCGACTTAAAATATGTATTGGCAGTTGCGAGAGATTGCGGAAAATATATTAATGATTACTTATTGGTTGTAACCAAAAGTACTGTGCCTGTTGGAACTTCTCAGAAGGTAAAAGTAGCACTACAAGAAGAGTTAGATAAGAGAAAGGTTTCCATAAACTTTGATGTTGCTTCCAATCCCGAATTTCTAAAAGAAGGAGCAGCCATTGATGATTTCTTAAAACCCGATAGAATTGTAGTGGGGCTTGAAAGCGAAAGAGCTCAAGAGTTAATGAAGAGTTTGTACAAGCCGTTTACGCTGAATGGTCATCCAATCATTTTTATGGATATCGTTTCTGCAGAAATGACCAAATATGCTGCGAATTCTATGCTTGCCGCAAAAATTAGTTTTATCAACGACATTGCTAATCTTTGCGAAATTGTTGGAGCTGATATTAATAAAGTCCGCAAAGGAATTGGTTCTGACTCCCGAATTGGAAATAAATTTATATATCCAGGTATTGGTTATGGTGGGTCTTGTTTTCCTAAAGATGTACAAGCATTAATCAAAACGGCTGGCGAATACGATTATGAATTGCGAGTATTAAAAGCTGTAGAAGCTGTTAACAATGACCAAAAATTAGTGCTTTTTCATAAAATAATGAAGTATTTTAATGGAGATGTCAAAGGCAAAACCATTGCACTATGGGGGCTTTCTTTTAAACCTCAAACCGATGATATGCGCGAAGCGCCTTCGTTATATATTGTAAAAAATCTACTGAAAGCAGGGGCAATTGTAAAAGCCTACGATCCAATCGCTATTAATGAAGCGAAACATCATTTTGGAGACACCATTTCGTATTACGAAGACCAATACGAAACTCTTATTGATGCCGACTGTTTGGCAATTCTAACCGAATGGCCAGAATTCAAATTTCCAAATCTAAAAATTGTTCAAAAATTACTTCATAGACCTGCAATTTTTGATGGACGTAACATCTACGATAAAGACGAAATGAAACAAAACGGTTTTGATTATTTCTGTATTGGAGTGAATACTTCAAAATAG
- a CDS encoding IS3 family transposase has protein sequence MRTLSVLLNEYINYYNNDRTKSNLNKMSPTKYRAHHYQN, from the coding sequence ATTAGGACTTTGTCAGTTTTATTGAATGAATATATAAACTATTACAATAACGACAGAACCAAGTCCAATTTAAACAAAATGAGCCCGACTAAATATCGAGCTCATCATTATCAAAATTAA
- a CDS encoding zinc metallopeptidase — MGSGYLILAGAIMLFSWLVSSRLKSKFAHYSKLQLQNGMSGAEIAQKMLTDNGIYDVRVISTPGQLTDHYNPVDKTVNLSEAVYNQRNAAAAAVAAHECGHAVQHAVGYEWLQMRSKLVPIVSVASGFVQWILLAGILMIKTFPSLLLIGIVIFAATTLFSIVTLPVEYDASNRALAWLKNKNMLNRAEYDGAEDSLKWAARTYVVAALGSIATLLYYVSIYMGGRRE, encoded by the coding sequence ATGGGAAGTGGTTATTTGATTTTGGCTGGAGCCATTATGCTTTTCAGCTGGTTAGTAAGTTCAAGATTGAAGAGTAAATTTGCGCACTATTCTAAATTGCAATTGCAAAATGGTATGTCGGGTGCGGAAATTGCTCAAAAAATGCTTACAGACAATGGAATTTATGATGTTCGTGTCATTTCGACTCCAGGACAATTAACAGATCATTATAATCCTGTAGATAAAACAGTCAATTTGAGTGAGGCGGTGTACAATCAGCGAAATGCAGCGGCAGCAGCTGTTGCGGCGCACGAATGTGGTCATGCTGTACAGCATGCTGTGGGGTACGAATGGTTGCAAATGCGTTCTAAGTTGGTACCTATTGTGAGTGTTGCTTCTGGATTTGTACAATGGATTTTGTTGGCAGGAATTCTAATGATTAAAACCTTTCCGAGCTTGTTGCTGATTGGGATTGTGATTTTTGCAGCCACCACTTTGTTTTCTATTGTTACTTTACCAGTAGAATATGACGCAAGTAATCGCGCTTTGGCTTGGTTGAAAAATAAAAACATGCTCAATCGCGCCGAGTATGATGGAGCCGAAGATTCTTTAAAATGGGCAGCTAGAACCTATGTAGTAGCAGCTTTGGGATCTATTGCGACTTTGTTATACTATGTTTCCATTTATATGGGAGGCAGAAGAGAGTAA
- a CDS encoding Lrp/AsnC family transcriptional regulator yields the protein MKINSLIVEIDGIDKEILRYLMEDARKPILQIANKIGISGAAIHQRLRKLEQSGVISGSKFTVSHKVLGYNTMAFVGVYLDKAARNSEAVKDLRKIPEVLECHYTTGNWSILIKIICRDNEHLMQLLNSKIQTIEGVSRTETFISLEQQIERQIQL from the coding sequence ATGAAAATCAATTCTCTTATAGTTGAAATTGACGGAATCGACAAAGAAATTTTGCGCTACCTGATGGAGGATGCCAGAAAACCTATTTTGCAAATTGCTAATAAAATTGGGATTTCGGGTGCAGCCATTCATCAACGACTGCGCAAATTGGAGCAATCGGGCGTAATTTCTGGGTCAAAATTTACGGTAAGCCACAAAGTATTGGGTTACAACACAATGGCTTTTGTAGGCGTTTATCTAGATAAAGCCGCCCGAAATTCAGAAGCTGTAAAAGATTTAAGAAAAATTCCAGAAGTACTCGAATGCCATTACACCACAGGGAACTGGTCTATTTTAATAAAAATCATTTGTCGAGATAACGAACATTTAATGCAACTTTTGAATTCAAAAATCCAAACGATAGAAGGCGTTTCAAGAACCGAAACGTTTATATCGCTAGAGCAGCAAATAGAACGACAAATACAACTCTAA
- a CDS encoding uroporphyrinogen-III synthase, whose translation MKVKTILVSQPEPKVENSPYFELQQKHKVKIDFRPFIHVEGVSAKEIRLQKIDLHNYSAIILTSRNAVDHFFRVAEEMRYKVPEDLKYFCQSEAIAFYLQKYVVYRKRKIYVGPKDFADLSPLIKKYKDEKFLLPASDQLNADIPVTLNTLKVDWTPATFYKTVMSDLSDLADVYYDVLAFFSPTGIKSLYKNFPDFEQNNTRIAVFGSTTQKEALDCGLRVDIMAPTPGTPSMTMALEKYIAEVNKGK comes from the coding sequence ATGAAAGTGAAAACAATTTTGGTGTCACAACCAGAACCTAAAGTAGAGAACTCTCCTTACTTTGAGTTGCAACAAAAGCATAAAGTAAAAATTGATTTCAGGCCTTTTATTCATGTAGAAGGAGTCAGCGCAAAAGAAATTCGATTGCAAAAAATCGACCTACACAATTACAGCGCTATTATTTTAACTAGTCGTAATGCGGTAGATCACTTTTTTAGAGTTGCCGAAGAAATGCGTTACAAAGTTCCCGAAGATTTAAAATATTTTTGCCAATCAGAAGCCATTGCTTTTTACCTTCAAAAATATGTAGTGTATAGAAAACGTAAAATCTACGTTGGACCAAAAGATTTCGCAGATTTATCTCCGCTAATTAAAAAATACAAAGACGAAAAATTCTTATTACCAGCATCAGACCAATTGAATGCAGATATACCAGTTACTTTAAATACTTTGAAAGTAGATTGGACTCCTGCTACTTTTTACAAAACAGTAATGAGTGATTTATCTGATTTGGCCGATGTTTATTATGATGTTTTAGCTTTTTTCAGTCCAACTGGAATTAAATCATTGTACAAAAACTTCCCAGATTTTGAGCAAAACAATACAAGAATTGCTGTTTTCGGAAGCACTACTCAAAAAGAAGCTTTAGATTGTGGTTTACGAGTTGACATTATGGCTCCAACTCCTGGAACTCCATCAATGACAATGGCCTTAGAAAAATACATCGCCGAAGTTAACAAAGGAAAATAA
- a CDS encoding DUF4271 domain-containing protein, which produces MMDPVLHPRIIENKDWATALFVLSLILIALTKSVFENRFNDFTKLIYSDKYIKMYRDSSHLMSGFTIALFVVQIISFSFFLQLFLSYYGRASKSDWMLFIQLFTFITYFILAKFLIEKIIATAFKIEEFMEQFNLKKVTYRTYIGLIILPIDLILYYFDVFSKNIFLPIFVIALIINLFTYLLTIKNYQSLIMGKLFYFILYLCALEIAPYYFMYYWFTKGNT; this is translated from the coding sequence ATGATGGATCCTGTACTTCACCCGAGAATAATAGAGAACAAAGACTGGGCAACAGCACTTTTTGTCCTTTCCTTAATATTAATTGCTTTGACCAAATCGGTCTTTGAAAATCGATTTAATGATTTTACCAAATTAATTTATTCGGACAAGTACATCAAAATGTATCGCGATAGTAGCCATTTAATGAGTGGCTTCACCATAGCGCTTTTTGTGGTACAAATCATTTCATTCTCTTTTTTTCTGCAACTATTTTTGAGCTATTATGGTCGTGCTTCAAAATCGGATTGGATGCTGTTCATCCAATTATTTACTTTTATCACCTATTTTATTTTGGCTAAATTCTTGATTGAGAAGATTATTGCTACTGCATTCAAAATCGAAGAATTTATGGAGCAGTTCAATCTTAAAAAAGTTACCTATCGTACTTACATTGGGCTAATTATCTTACCTATCGATTTAATTCTATATTATTTTGATGTCTTTTCCAAAAACATTTTTTTGCCAATTTTTGTTATTGCATTGATAATAAACCTCTTCACTTATTTACTCACAATAAAAAACTACCAAAGTTTAATAATGGGTAAATTGTTTTATTTTATTTTATATCTTTGCGCACTTGAAATAGCACCCTATTATTTTATGTATTATTGGTTTACAAAAGGGAATACTTAG
- a CDS encoding polyprenol monophosphomannose synthase, whose protein sequence is MNDSIVIIPTYNEIENVEKIIRATLSQHKSFHILIIDDNSPDHTADKVALLQEEYPGRLFLEKRKEKSGLGTAYVHGFKWALQHKYQFIFEMDADFSHNPNDLEKLYDACHFGGADLAIGSRYVTGVNVVNWPLSRVLMSYFASVYVRMITGMKIHDATAGFVCYKREVLESINIDRIKFVGYAFQIEMKYRTYCNKFEITEVPIIFTDRTKGVSKMSNSIIIEAVFGVISLRLRQLIKRL, encoded by the coding sequence ATGAACGATAGTATTGTTATAATTCCAACCTATAACGAAATTGAGAATGTCGAAAAAATCATTCGAGCTACACTTTCTCAGCACAAATCTTTTCATATTCTAATTATAGATGATAATTCACCCGATCACACTGCTGACAAGGTGGCTTTGCTTCAAGAAGAATATCCAGGAAGATTATTTTTAGAAAAAAGAAAAGAAAAATCTGGTCTTGGAACGGCATATGTTCACGGATTCAAGTGGGCGTTACAACACAAGTATCAGTTCATTTTTGAAATGGATGCTGATTTCTCTCATAATCCAAATGATTTAGAAAAACTATACGATGCTTGTCATTTTGGCGGAGCAGATTTAGCCATTGGTTCTCGATATGTAACGGGAGTAAATGTGGTCAACTGGCCTTTGAGTCGTGTTTTGATGTCGTATTTTGCTTCTGTTTACGTTAGAATGATCACTGGAATGAAAATTCACGACGCTACAGCGGGTTTTGTTTGTTACAAAAGAGAAGTTTTAGAAAGCATTAATATTGATAGAATAAAATTTGTAGGCTATGCTTTTCAAATTGAAATGAAATACAGAACGTACTGCAATAAATTTGAAATCACCGAAGTTCCAATTATTTTTACGGATCGAACCAAAGGGGTTTCGAAAATGAGTAACTCCATTATTATAGAAGCTGTTTTTGGAGTAATTTCACTCCGACTCCGACAATTAATCAAAAGACTTTAA
- a CDS encoding dihydroorotase: MNKILIKNAKIVNEGTIFEGDLLIENDLIVEIAETISPKSSDCKIIDAEGNYLIPGAIDDQVHFREPGLTHKGDIESESRAAVAGGITSFIEQPNTVPNAVTQELLEQKYQIAAESSFANYSFMMGGTNDNLEEILKTNPRNVAGLKLFLGSSTGDMLVDSTASLEKIFSSTKLLIAVHCEDESTVKSNLAKYKEQYGDDIPVECHPLIRSEEACYLSSSRTVELAKKTGARLHVFHISTAKELDLFTNKIPLSEKMITAEVCIHHLWFSDEDYKTKGNFIKWNPAVKTANDREALWKAVNDGRIDVIATDHAPHTLEEKSQVYTKAPSGGPLVQHAVVAMFEAYHQGKITIEKIVEKMCHNPASLFKIEKRGFIKVGYYADLAIVNAGLPWSVKKENILAKCGWSPFEGYTFKSRITHTFVNGQLVYQGFKVSPKKAGKRLLFDR; the protein is encoded by the coding sequence ATGAATAAGATTTTAATAAAGAATGCTAAGATTGTAAATGAGGGGACCATTTTTGAAGGCGATTTATTAATTGAAAATGATTTGATTGTAGAAATTGCTGAAACAATTAGTCCAAAGTCATCCGATTGTAAAATTATTGATGCCGAAGGAAACTATTTGATTCCTGGTGCTATCGATGATCAGGTGCACTTTAGAGAGCCAGGTCTAACCCATAAAGGTGACATAGAATCTGAATCTAGAGCGGCTGTAGCGGGAGGGATAACCTCATTTATTGAGCAACCCAACACCGTTCCAAATGCTGTAACACAAGAGTTATTAGAGCAAAAATACCAAATTGCAGCGGAGTCTTCTTTTGCCAACTATTCATTTATGATGGGGGGAACCAACGATAATTTGGAGGAAATCTTAAAGACAAATCCGCGAAATGTTGCTGGACTTAAGCTCTTTTTGGGTTCTTCAACTGGAGATATGTTGGTAGATAGTACCGCTTCATTAGAGAAAATCTTCTCAAGTACCAAATTGCTAATCGCTGTACATTGTGAAGATGAAAGTACAGTGAAATCGAATTTAGCCAAATATAAAGAACAATACGGTGATGATATTCCAGTGGAGTGCCATCCGTTAATTCGTTCTGAAGAGGCTTGTTATTTGTCGTCATCTCGAACTGTAGAATTGGCCAAGAAAACGGGAGCAAGATTACACGTTTTTCACATCTCTACTGCTAAGGAGTTAGATTTGTTTACCAATAAAATTCCATTGTCCGAAAAAATGATTACTGCTGAAGTATGTATTCACCATTTATGGTTTTCGGACGAAGATTATAAAACCAAAGGAAACTTTATCAAATGGAATCCAGCAGTTAAAACAGCCAATGACCGCGAAGCTTTATGGAAAGCGGTAAATGATGGAAGAATTGATGTAATTGCTACAGATCACGCTCCTCATACATTAGAGGAAAAAAGCCAAGTGTATACCAAAGCCCCTTCTGGCGGACCGTTGGTACAACACGCAGTAGTGGCGATGTTTGAAGCTTATCATCAAGGAAAAATCACTATCGAAAAAATTGTGGAGAAAATGTGCCACAATCCAGCATCGCTTTTCAAAATTGAGAAACGAGGCTTTATTAAAGTGGGTTATTATGCGGATTTGGCCATCGTGAATGCAGGCTTGCCTTGGAGCGTAAAAAAAGAAAATATTTTAGCCAAATGTGGTTGGTCGCCTTTTGAAGGTTATACTTTCAAATCTAGAATTACCCACACTTTTGTAAACGGTCAATTGGTGTACCAAGGGTTTAAAGTAAGTCCAAAGAAGGCTGGTAAACGATTATTATTTGATAGATAA
- a CDS encoding DUF4296 domain-containing protein has product MKKGILFFALLVSFVGCRKEETVKTPKKLIDKAVMVNVFYDLALLEASKYQMMSKTEYQKISPKDFIFKKYKIDSAQFSQSNIYYASSIEEYKAMFEQVQKRLQANSDKMDTIIKQKQKKLKKVTPVSPESRAEKLAQ; this is encoded by the coding sequence ATGAAAAAAGGAATCCTATTTTTTGCACTCTTAGTTTCATTCGTTGGATGTCGAAAAGAAGAAACAGTCAAAACTCCCAAAAAGTTGATTGACAAAGCGGTTATGGTCAATGTTTTTTATGATTTGGCCTTGCTAGAAGCTTCAAAATATCAAATGATGTCTAAAACGGAGTACCAAAAAATTTCGCCTAAAGATTTCATTTTTAAAAAATACAAAATCGATAGTGCTCAGTTTTCGCAGAGTAATATTTATTATGCCTCTTCTATTGAGGAGTATAAAGCTATGTTTGAGCAGGTGCAGAAACGACTGCAAGCCAATAGTGATAAAATGGATACCATCATCAAACAGAAACAGAAAAAGTTAAAGAAAGTAACTCCAGTATCTCCAGAAAGTAGAGCAGAAAAATTAGCACAATAA
- a CDS encoding NAD-dependent epimerase/dehydratase family protein: MILVTGGTGLVGAHLLLHLIENGEQVRAIYRTEANCVKTKALFSHYQKEHLFGAIEWVPGDILDIPSLEMAFQNIKQVYHCAALISFDPKDENAIRKTNIEGTANIVNFCLAKKIEKLCFVSSIAALGDLAPHESEITETTEWNPEKPHSDYAISKYGAEMEVWRGQQEGLKVIIVNPGVILGPGFPSQGSGTLFTTIKKGLSYHTLGTTAFIAIPDVINSMYRLMKSDCCNERFTLIAENLVFKDVFFSIADALKVKRPTHYASPLLTTIAWKTDAFLAFLNLKKRTFSRVTAKASHSAIPYSNQKIVSQLEPTFKNIKVYIQEIAPTF; this comes from the coding sequence ATGATATTAGTAACAGGAGGAACTGGCTTAGTTGGCGCACATTTATTACTTCATTTGATAGAAAATGGAGAACAAGTTCGAGCAATCTATCGAACAGAAGCAAATTGTGTTAAAACCAAAGCGCTATTTAGCCATTACCAAAAAGAGCATTTGTTTGGTGCAATTGAATGGGTACCAGGAGATATTTTGGACATTCCTTCTCTTGAGATGGCATTCCAAAACATAAAACAAGTGTATCATTGTGCTGCTTTGATTTCCTTTGACCCCAAAGACGAAAACGCCATCCGAAAAACGAATATCGAAGGAACCGCCAATATTGTCAATTTTTGTTTGGCAAAAAAAATCGAAAAGCTATGTTTTGTAAGTTCGATTGCCGCATTGGGCGACTTAGCTCCTCACGAATCAGAAATCACCGAAACTACCGAATGGAATCCAGAAAAACCGCATAGCGATTATGCTATTTCAAAATACGGCGCCGAAATGGAAGTTTGGCGCGGTCAGCAAGAAGGACTGAAGGTCATTATTGTAAATCCAGGTGTGATTTTAGGTCCAGGTTTTCCATCGCAAGGAAGTGGGACTTTGTTTACTACTATAAAAAAAGGGTTGTCTTACCACACTTTAGGAACCACTGCTTTTATCGCCATTCCAGATGTCATAAACAGTATGTACCGCTTAATGAAAAGCGATTGTTGCAACGAAAGATTCACATTAATTGCCGAAAACTTAGTCTTCAAAGACGTTTTCTTTAGTATCGCTGATGCCTTAAAAGTAAAAAGACCGACACATTATGCCAGTCCTTTACTTACTACTATTGCTTGGAAAACAGATGCCTTTTTAGCATTTTTAAACCTTAAAAAACGTACTTTTAGTCGTGTAACTGCCAAAGCTTCGCATTCTGCAATACCTTACAGCAACCAGAAAATCGTTTCCCAATTAGAACCTACTTTTAAGAACATAAAAGTTTACATTCAAGAGATTGCACCTACGTTTTAA
- the tyrS gene encoding tyrosine--tRNA ligase: protein MKNFIEEVTWRGMLHDVMPGTEEHLLEQMRVAYVGIDPTADSLHIGHLVGVMLLKHFQLAGHKPLALVGGATGMIGDPSGKSNERNLLDEPTLRHNQEAIKGQLARFLDFTSNADNAAELVNNYDWMKEFSFLDFIRDIGKHITVNYMMAKDSVKKRLSSEAAEGMSFTEFTYQLVQGYDFLHLYKAKGCTLQMGGSDQWGNITTGTELVRRKEGGKAYALTCPLITKADGTKFGKSEGGNIWLDAARTSPYKFYQYWLNTSDVDAEKYIKIFTFLTKEAIEELTLQHREAPHLRLLQKKLAEEITIMVHSKEDLENAIKASGILFGNATADDLKQLDEATFLEVFDGVPQAEIAKNEVEVGLDIIIVLNEKTGFFKSNGEARRALTANSISVNREKVKEDFVLTANDLINDRFVLLQSGKKNYFVIRVV, encoded by the coding sequence ATGAAGAATTTTATTGAAGAAGTGACTTGGAGAGGAATGCTCCACGATGTTATGCCAGGCACCGAAGAACATTTGTTGGAGCAAATGCGTGTGGCATATGTGGGTATTGACCCAACTGCCGATTCATTGCATATTGGTCATTTGGTAGGCGTGATGCTATTGAAACATTTTCAGTTAGCTGGACATAAACCATTGGCTTTGGTTGGTGGTGCCACTGGAATGATTGGAGACCCATCTGGAAAATCAAATGAAAGAAATTTATTAGATGAACCCACTTTACGTCATAATCAAGAAGCGATAAAAGGCCAATTGGCTCGTTTCTTAGATTTTACTTCGAATGCTGACAATGCTGCCGAATTGGTGAACAACTATGACTGGATGAAAGAATTTTCGTTTCTGGATTTCATTCGCGATATCGGAAAGCACATTACAGTGAATTATATGATGGCGAAAGATTCGGTAAAGAAACGTTTGTCCTCAGAAGCAGCCGAGGGAATGTCTTTCACGGAGTTTACCTATCAGTTGGTGCAAGGCTATGATTTCTTGCATTTATACAAAGCCAAAGGTTGTACCCTACAAATGGGAGGAAGTGACCAATGGGGAAATATTACCACAGGAACTGAGTTGGTTCGAAGAAAAGAAGGAGGAAAAGCCTATGCTCTAACTTGTCCTTTGATTACTAAAGCTGATGGAACTAAGTTTGGAAAATCCGAAGGAGGAAATATTTGGTTGGATGCCGCTAGAACGTCACCTTATAAATTCTACCAATATTGGTTGAATACTTCTGATGTTGACGCTGAGAAATATATCAAAATTTTTACGTTCTTGACCAAAGAAGCCATCGAGGAGTTAACGTTGCAACATAGAGAAGCACCTCATTTACGTTTGTTACAAAAGAAATTAGCCGAGGAAATCACGATTATGGTACATTCTAAGGAAGATTTAGAAAATGCAATTAAAGCTTCTGGAATTTTGTTTGGAAATGCTACTGCCGATGATTTGAAACAATTAGATGAAGCCACATTTTTAGAAGTTTTTGACGGTGTTCCTCAGGCTGAAATTGCCAAAAATGAAGTGGAAGTTGGCTTGGATATCATTATAGTTTTAAATGAAAAAACAGGTTTCTTTAAATCAAACGGTGAAGCGAGAAGAGCTTTGACGGCCAATTCTATTTCGGTTAATAGAGAAAAAGTAAAAGAAGATTTTGTATTGACGGCCAATGATTTAATCAACGATAGATTTGTCTTGTTGCAAAGTGGTAAGAAAAATTATTTTGTGATTAGAGTGGTGTAA
- a CDS encoding acyl transferase, with translation MVSNSDLFSISNQKQFEKIALKTFRYQYENNLVYQEFCDLLHTDVQKVKTLQQIPFLPIQFFKSHRVVSNNEAPQAIFTSSGTTGMTTSQHLVTDVTLYEESYRRGFSQFYGNIENYVVLALLPSYLEREGSSLIYMVEDLIQLSNQPESGFYLNNHDELIEKLIELDSLGQNVILIGVTYALLDLIEKRKFQLQNTIIMETGGMKGKRKEMIREELHQQLCAGFGVSSIHSEYGMTELLSQAYSLGEGIFECPSWMQILIRDTEDALSYITNGKTGGINVIDLANRNSCSFIATQDLGKKYANGTFEVLGRFDNSDIRGCNLMVV, from the coding sequence TTGGTCTCAAATTCTGATCTTTTTTCGATTTCCAACCAAAAGCAATTTGAAAAAATAGCTTTAAAAACCTTTCGTTATCAATACGAAAACAACTTGGTTTATCAAGAATTTTGTGATTTATTACATACCGATGTACAAAAAGTAAAAACATTGCAACAAATTCCGTTTTTACCCATTCAGTTTTTCAAAAGTCATAGGGTTGTGAGCAATAACGAAGCTCCTCAAGCTATTTTTACGAGCAGCGGAACTACAGGTATGACCACAAGTCAACACCTAGTTACTGATGTCACTCTTTACGAAGAAAGTTATCGCCGAGGGTTTTCTCAATTTTATGGCAATATTGAAAATTATGTCGTTTTAGCTCTTTTACCTTCTTATTTAGAACGCGAAGGATCCTCTTTGATTTATATGGTCGAAGATTTGATTCAGTTATCCAATCAACCCGAAAGTGGCTTTTACCTCAACAATCACGACGAATTAATAGAAAAGTTAATCGAACTGGATAGTCTGGGACAAAATGTGATTTTGATTGGTGTTACCTATGCCTTATTGGACTTGATTGAAAAAAGAAAATTCCAACTCCAAAACACCATCATTATGGAAACGGGCGGTATGAAAGGCAAGCGCAAAGAAATGATACGCGAAGAATTACACCAACAATTATGTGCTGGTTTTGGGGTTTCTAGCATTCATTCAGAATACGGGATGACCGAATTACTCTCACAGGCATATTCGCTTGGAGAAGGCATATTTGAATGCCCTTCTTGGATGCAAATACTTATTCGAGATACCGAAGATGCTTTAAGCTATATAACCAACGGAAAGACTGGAGGAATCAACGTAATTGATTTGGCCAATCGCAATTCCTGCTCCTTTATTGCTACTCAAGATTTGGGAAAAAAATACGCTAATGGCACTTTTGAAGTATTAGGCCGTTTTGACAATTCGGATATTCGTGGGTGCAATTTGATGGTAGTTTAA
- a CDS encoding T9SS type A sorting domain-containing protein has product MVKNYSYIILLLVLFFSVSVSAQEVKQQPKTQENTSIEGLSLYPNPVSNGKVYISTKEDLEKEITIFDVLGKKVLQTQLSSRELNVSSLSPGVYIIKINENQATATRKLIIR; this is encoded by the coding sequence ATGGTAAAAAACTACTCTTATATTATACTCTTATTGGTCTTGTTTTTTTCTGTGAGTGTTTCAGCTCAAGAGGTAAAGCAACAACCAAAGACACAAGAAAACACTTCTATCGAAGGGTTGAGCTTGTATCCAAATCCTGTGAGTAATGGTAAAGTATACATTTCTACCAAAGAGGATTTAGAAAAAGAAATCACCATTTTTGATGTTTTAGGAAAAAAAGTACTTCAAACGCAATTGAGTTCAAGAGAACTTAATGTTTCCTCGCTTTCTCCTGGAGTGTACATCATAAAAATCAATGAAAATCAAGCCACAGCAACACGCAAACTAATCATCAGATAA